A stretch of Flavobacterium sp. N2270 DNA encodes these proteins:
- a CDS encoding TspO/MBR family protein, translating to MNKYLKIAYFVIICLAVGYLSSLVTQSSIATWYPTLEKPVFNPPNWVFAPVWTLLFIMMGVSAGLIWGKITEQKELVKKGLLFFIVQLALNALWSYLFFGLCNVLLASIEIVILLLVIYETYLIFKKIDKKAAMLLVPYMAWVSFATILTVSILVLNW from the coding sequence ATGAACAAGTATTTAAAAATAGCGTATTTCGTAATCATCTGTTTGGCTGTTGGCTACTTATCAAGTTTAGTCACTCAATCGTCAATTGCCACTTGGTATCCAACATTAGAAAAACCTGTTTTTAATCCACCTAATTGGGTTTTTGCACCTGTTTGGACATTGCTTTTCATTATGATGGGAGTTTCTGCTGGATTAATTTGGGGTAAAATTACAGAGCAAAAAGAATTGGTCAAAAAAGGATTGTTATTTTTTATTGTACAACTAGCTTTAAATGCACTTTGGTCGTATTTGTTTTTCGGACTTTGCAATGTTTTATTAGCTTCAATTGAAATTGTAATCTTACTTTTAGTGATTTACGAAACGTATTTAATTTTCAAAAAAATTGACAAAAAAGCAGCAATGTTATTGGTTCCGTATATGGCCTGGGTAAGTTTTGCTACTATTTTAACCGTTAGTATTTTAGTGTTGAATTGGTAA
- a CDS encoding diphosphomevalonate/mevalonate 3,5-bisphosphate decarboxylase family protein, which yields MLTEKDFIATQFSSVEKANFKWSAPSNIALVKYWGKKENHSSQNGEQAKQIPANPSISFTLNNCKTITSLAVTRKTDNSEITFDLFFEGKPKEDFKPKILKFFQRIEQYCPYIKEYHFVIDTENTFPHSSGIASSASGMAAIAMNIMSLEKELNSTITDDYFYQKASFLARLGSGSACRSVKGEVVIWGRHSVTENSSDLFGVPFENLHANFKNYQDTILLVDKGEKQVSSTVGHNLMKGHPFAEQRFEQAHTNLSKIKAILSSGDIEEFVKIVESEALTLHAMMMASMPYFILMKPNTLEIINKIWSFRNATQTPVCFTLDAGANVHVLYPENVKDKVLQFINNELVGYCQNEQYICDQIGNGSQLIMNN from the coding sequence ATGTTAACTGAAAAGGATTTTATTGCAACCCAATTTTCTTCTGTTGAAAAAGCAAACTTTAAATGGAGTGCGCCAAGTAATATTGCTTTGGTAAAATATTGGGGAAAGAAAGAAAATCACTCGAGCCAAAATGGCGAACAGGCGAAGCAAATTCCTGCAAATCCTTCTATCAGTTTTACGTTGAACAACTGTAAAACGATTACTTCTTTAGCAGTAACTAGGAAAACAGACAATTCTGAAATTACATTCGATTTATTTTTTGAAGGCAAACCCAAAGAAGATTTTAAACCTAAAATTTTAAAATTCTTTCAAAGAATTGAGCAATATTGTCCTTATATAAAAGAATATCATTTTGTAATTGATACCGAGAACACATTTCCACACAGTTCGGGAATTGCGTCTTCTGCTTCGGGAATGGCAGCAATAGCCATGAATATAATGAGTTTAGAAAAAGAACTTAATTCAACAATAACAGATGATTATTTTTATCAAAAAGCTTCTTTTTTAGCCAGATTAGGTTCGGGAAGCGCGTGTAGAAGTGTAAAAGGCGAAGTGGTAATTTGGGGAAGACATTCAGTAACTGAAAATTCATCTGATTTATTCGGAGTTCCATTTGAAAATTTACATGCCAATTTTAAAAATTACCAAGACACTATTTTATTAGTAGATAAAGGTGAAAAACAAGTTTCAAGTACAGTGGGTCACAATTTAATGAAAGGACATCCATTTGCTGAGCAAAGATTTGAACAAGCGCACACAAATTTGTCAAAAATTAAGGCAATTTTATCATCTGGAGATATTGAAGAATTTGTTAAAATTGTAGAAAGTGAAGCCTTGACTTTACATGCTATGATGATGGCTTCGATGCCTTATTTTATTTTAATGAAACCAAATACTTTAGAAATTATTAATAAAATTTGGAGTTTTAGAAATGCAACGCAAACTCCAGTTTGTTTTACATTGGATGCAGGTGCAAATGTACATGTTTTGTATCCAGAAAATGTAAAAGATAAAGTTTTGCAATTTATTAACAATGAATTAGTTGGCTATTGCCAAAACGAGCAGTACATTTGTGATCAAATTGGAAATGGAAGTCAATTGATAATGAATAATTAA
- a CDS encoding four helix bundle protein has protein sequence MEKKNVIKDKTFEFAKEIVYLYKDLADKKEFVLSRQLLRSGTSIGANVREAEHAQSKADFIHKLSIALKEANETEYWLDLLFETGFLKEECFQNNKLKIIEILKLLISIINTSKKQ, from the coding sequence ATGGAGAAGAAAAACGTTATTAAAGACAAAACTTTTGAGTTTGCTAAAGAAATTGTATATCTTTATAAAGATTTGGCTGATAAAAAAGAGTTTGTTTTGTCTAGACAATTGTTGCGTTCAGGTACGTCAATTGGTGCAAATGTTCGTGAAGCAGAACATGCACAGAGTAAAGCCGATTTTATTCATAAGCTATCAATTGCTCTTAAAGAAGCAAATGAAACAGAATATTGGTTAGATTTGCTGTTTGAAACAGGCTTTTTAAAAGAAGAGTGTTTTCAAAATAATAAATTAAAAATAATTGAAATATTAAAGTTACTTATCAGTATAATAAATACTTCAAAGAAACAATAA
- a CDS encoding mevalonate kinase — protein MKGPLFYSKILLFGEYGIIEDSKGLSIPYNFYKGTLKVSENPSNEAIKSNESLLRFASYLSQMQKDKPELVSFDLAALKNDVASGMYFDSSIPQGYGVGSSGALVAAIYDKYATDKITVLENLTREKLLKLKTIFSNMESFFHGKSSGLDPLNSYLSLPILINSKDNIEPTGIPSQSVDGKGAVFLIDSGIVGETAPMVTLFMESLKDNGFRKMLKSQFIKYTDDCVENFLHGDVKSLFANTKKLSKVVLSHFKPMIPEQFHQVWQKGIDTNDYYLKLCGSGGGGYILGFTQDIDKAKESLKDYKLEVVYQF, from the coding sequence ATGAAAGGCCCTTTATTTTATTCTAAAATATTACTTTTTGGCGAATACGGAATTATAGAAGATTCGAAAGGATTGTCTATTCCTTATAATTTTTACAAAGGAACTCTAAAGGTTTCTGAAAACCCTTCAAACGAAGCTATTAAGTCTAACGAAAGTTTATTGCGATTTGCATCTTATTTAAGTCAAATGCAAAAAGATAAACCAGAATTGGTTTCTTTTGATTTGGCTGCTTTGAAAAACGATGTTGCTAGCGGAATGTATTTCGATTCTAGTATTCCTCAAGGATATGGAGTAGGAAGTAGTGGGGCTTTAGTTGCTGCTATATATGATAAATACGCAACAGATAAAATCACGGTTTTAGAAAATCTAACGAGAGAAAAATTATTGAAATTAAAAACAATTTTTTCTAATATGGAATCTTTTTTCCATGGTAAAAGTTCTGGATTAGATCCTTTAAACAGTTATTTAAGTTTACCTATTTTAATTAATTCTAAAGATAATATTGAACCAACAGGAATTCCTTCTCAAAGTGTTGATGGTAAAGGAGCTGTTTTCTTAATAGACTCAGGAATTGTTGGTGAAACTGCACCTATGGTTACTCTTTTTATGGAAAGTTTGAAAGATAATGGGTTCCGTAAAATGTTAAAATCTCAATTCATAAAATATACTGATGATTGTGTGGAAAACTTTCTACACGGAGATGTTAAATCACTTTTTGCAAATACAAAAAAACTATCTAAAGTTGTTTTAAGTCATTTTAAACCAATGATTCCAGAACAATTTCACCAAGTTTGGCAAAAAGGCATTGATACAAACGATTACTATCTTAAGCTTTGTGGTTCTGGTGGTGGAGGTTACATTTTAGGCTTCACCCAAGATATCGATAAAGCAAAAGAATCTTTAAAAGACTATAAATTAGAAGTAGTTTACCAATTTTAA
- a CDS encoding geranylgeranylglycerol-phosphate geranylgeranyltransferase produces MLSRKAKLLITKIFSLFSVVRGYNIWVIALAQYLSAIFILATDRRALDVLLDVKLFLIVMASSLTIASGYIINNFYDSKKDLINRPRKAMIDRLVSQDTKLKVYFSINLFVAFLASFISWRAILFFSAYIFIIWYYSHKLKKFPFIGNLVAALLAVLPFFGVLMYFKNFYSVVFAHATFLYLLILIREFVKDLENIEGDLVSNYKTIPVLYGEVRAKYIITILTALTIIPVYFLIDVFDVGYMDIYFYISYLVLIFFLLKLWNSKTKQDFLKLHFLIKLVIVAGVFCIVLIEPEVLLHGKKLISTY; encoded by the coding sequence ATGCTGTCAAGAAAAGCTAAATTATTAATAACTAAAATCTTCAGTTTATTTTCTGTTGTTAGAGGTTATAATATTTGGGTTATTGCATTAGCACAATATCTATCTGCAATATTTATTTTAGCAACTGACAGACGGGCTCTTGATGTTTTGTTAGATGTGAAGTTGTTTTTAATAGTAATGGCATCTTCGTTAACCATTGCTTCAGGTTATATTATTAATAATTTTTATGATAGTAAAAAAGATTTAATTAATCGCCCTAGAAAAGCAATGATAGATAGACTAGTAAGTCAAGACACTAAACTAAAAGTTTATTTTTCTATTAATTTATTTGTTGCCTTTTTAGCCAGTTTTATATCGTGGAGAGCCATTTTGTTTTTCTCTGCTTATATTTTTATTATTTGGTATTATTCTCATAAGTTAAAGAAGTTCCCTTTTATTGGAAACCTTGTTGCTGCTCTTTTAGCCGTTTTACCTTTTTTTGGAGTATTAATGTATTTTAAGAATTTTTATAGTGTTGTATTTGCTCACGCTACATTTTTATACCTACTGATTTTGATAAGAGAATTTGTAAAAGATTTAGAAAATATCGAAGGTGATTTAGTATCAAACTATAAAACAATTCCAGTTTTATATGGAGAAGTAAGAGCAAAATATATTATTACTATTTTAACTGCTTTAACGATTATTCCAGTTTACTTTTTAATAGATGTTTTTGATGTTGGCTATATGGATATTTATTTTTATATCAGTTATTTAGTTCTTATATTTTTCTTATTAAAACTTTGGAATTCAAAAACTAAACAAGATTTTTTAAAACTTCATTTTTTAATTAAATTAGTTATTGTAGCAGGCGTTTTTTGTATTGTTTTAATAGAACCTGAGGTTTTGTTGCACGGAAAAAAATTGATATCCACATATTAG
- a CDS encoding pseudouridine synthase encodes MTRHQGDNSKKKGTSARQGGAKKPSTSRGNAPIRKTASKFATKPGEQKAPKAPKAPKNPDEIRLNKYIANSGMCSRRDADIYIQSGNVKVNGVPVTEMGYKVKLTDVVQFDGTTITPEKKEYLLLNKPKNFSTVNDENRGDSNVLELVKGATKANLQPVGRMDKTTTGLLLFTNDTDIITKFTSPNQRSSKLYQVTLDKNLKYDDLEKISNGLTIDEFRVYVEEVTYIEDQPKSEIGIKMKTANVKIVRKIFEHLKYNVIKLDRVTFAGLTKKNLPRGNWRFLTEQEIINLKNS; translated from the coding sequence ATGACTCGTCATCAAGGAGATAACAGTAAGAAAAAAGGAACCTCAGCAAGACAAGGTGGAGCTAAAAAACCAAGTACTTCTAGAGGAAATGCGCCGATAAGAAAAACGGCATCAAAATTTGCGACTAAACCAGGGGAGCAAAAAGCACCAAAAGCACCAAAAGCGCCAAAAAACCCAGATGAAATAAGATTAAATAAATACATTGCCAATTCAGGGATGTGTAGCCGTAGAGATGCGGATATTTATATTCAGAGCGGAAATGTTAAGGTAAACGGAGTTCCAGTAACCGAAATGGGTTATAAAGTGAAATTAACCGATGTGGTTCAATTTGATGGAACAACCATTACACCTGAAAAGAAAGAATATCTTTTATTGAATAAGCCTAAGAATTTTTCAACAGTAAATGATGAGAATAGAGGTGATTCAAATGTGTTGGAATTGGTAAAAGGAGCTACTAAAGCTAACTTACAGCCTGTAGGAAGAATGGATAAAACCACAACGGGTTTGTTGTTATTTACTAATGATACTGATATTATTACCAAATTTACATCACCAAATCAAAGATCATCTAAGTTATATCAAGTAACTTTAGATAAAAATCTTAAGTATGATGATTTGGAAAAAATTTCAAATGGTTTAACAATTGACGAATTTAGAGTTTACGTTGAAGAAGTAACTTATATAGAAGATCAGCCTAAAAGTGAAATTGGTATTAAGATGAAAACTGCCAATGTTAAGATAGTCCGTAAAATATTTGAACATTTAAAATACAATGTAATTAAATTAGATCGTGTTACTTTTGCAGGTTTAACAAAGAAAAATTTACCAAGAGGAAATTGGAGATTTCTAACAGAACAAGAAATTATCAATTTAAAAAATAGTTAA